A single Pseudomonas putida DNA region contains:
- a CDS encoding MFS transporter produces the protein MTTLALDAATAARSNAYRKTAWRLMPFLMLCYLCAYLDRVNVGFAKLQMMDDLALSEAVYGLGAGMFFIGYFLCEVPSNIILHKVGARRWIARIMITWGLISALFAFVETAWQFYVLRFFLGVAEAGLAPGLLLYLTYWFPSYRRAKMTALWFIAIPLSGMVGGPLSGWIMERFAGVHGWAGWQWMFVLEAVPTVLVGVLVLSYLKDGVEQAHWLNAEEKALLRKELAEDEQHKVQHGSVADFIRDRRLWLLAGIYFCVVMGQYAITFWLPTLVRNAGVADPLHIGLLTSLPYLCAIGAMLLAGRSGDRHRERRWHLAIPMLAGALGLTLAAVFASHLSLSILSLCLAASGILSASSLFWMLPTTLLGGVSAAAGIAAVNSFANLAGFCSPFLIGWVTSTLGNNAVGMYLITAVLIFGAGLVFRVPASLVNR, from the coding sequence CCACCCTAGCCCTCGACGCGGCCACGGCCGCGCGCAGCAATGCCTACCGCAAGACAGCCTGGCGGCTGATGCCCTTTCTCATGCTGTGCTACCTGTGCGCCTACCTCGACCGGGTCAACGTAGGGTTCGCCAAGCTGCAGATGATGGATGACCTGGCTCTGTCCGAAGCGGTCTACGGCCTGGGCGCCGGGATGTTCTTCATCGGCTACTTCCTCTGCGAAGTGCCGAGCAACATCATCCTGCACAAGGTCGGCGCGCGGCGCTGGATCGCCCGCATCATGATCACCTGGGGCCTGATCTCGGCCCTGTTCGCCTTCGTCGAGACGGCCTGGCAGTTCTATGTGCTGCGCTTCTTCCTCGGCGTCGCCGAGGCTGGCCTGGCACCGGGCCTGCTGCTGTACCTGACCTACTGGTTCCCGTCCTACCGGCGGGCCAAGATGACCGCGTTGTGGTTCATCGCCATCCCGCTCTCGGGCATGGTCGGCGGGCCGCTGTCGGGCTGGATCATGGAGCGTTTCGCCGGTGTGCATGGCTGGGCCGGCTGGCAGTGGATGTTCGTCCTGGAGGCCGTTCCAACCGTGCTTGTGGGTGTCCTGGTGCTGAGCTACCTCAAGGACGGTGTCGAACAGGCCCATTGGCTCAACGCTGAAGAAAAGGCGCTGCTGCGCAAGGAGCTGGCCGAAGACGAGCAACACAAGGTGCAGCATGGTTCGGTGGCTGACTTCATCCGCGACCGCCGCCTGTGGCTGTTGGCCGGTATCTACTTCTGCGTGGTCATGGGCCAGTACGCGATCACCTTCTGGCTGCCGACCCTGGTGCGCAACGCCGGCGTTGCCGACCCGCTGCACATCGGCCTGCTGACCAGCCTGCCCTACCTCTGTGCCATTGGCGCCATGCTGCTGGCCGGACGCAGTGGCGACCGCCACCGCGAGCGGCGCTGGCACCTGGCGATCCCGATGTTGGCCGGCGCCCTGGGCCTGACCCTGGCCGCCGTGTTTGCCAGCCACCTGAGCCTGTCGATCCTGAGCCTGTGCCTGGCGGCATCCGGCATCCTCTCGGCCTCTTCACTGTTCTGGATGCTGCCGACCACATTGCTCGGAGGTGTTTCGGCCGCCGCCGGCATCGCCGCAGTCAACAGCTTCGCCAACCTCGCCGGGTTTTGCTCACCGTTCCTGATCGGCTGGGTCACCAGCACCCTGGGCAACAACGCCGTCGGCATGTACCTGATCACCGCCGTGCTGATCTTCGGCGCCGGGCTGGTGTTCCGCGTACCGGCGAGCCTGGTCAACCGTTAA
- a CDS encoding transketolase translates to MNTVPATPGARPLAARAHNIRRNALRMGQVQGQGYIGQALGAADLLAVAYFHALRLDPTNPGWEQRDRFYLSIGHYAIALYAALIEAEVIAEDELETYGCDDSRLPMSGMAAYTPGMEITGGSLGHGLGIAVGACLGLKRKGSASWVYNLLSDGELNEGSTWEAAMSASHWQLDNLIAIIDVNNQQADGHSSEILAFEPIVDRWQAFGWHVQRVDGNDLDALVRAFDQARAHTGAQPRVIVCDTRMGKGVPFLENRDKTHFIRVDEHEWDLALQALDAGSHA, encoded by the coding sequence ATGAACACCGTACCCGCTACTCCGGGTGCGCGGCCCTTGGCTGCGCGCGCCCACAACATCCGCCGCAACGCCCTGCGCATGGGCCAGGTCCAGGGCCAGGGCTACATCGGCCAGGCCCTGGGCGCTGCCGACCTGCTGGCCGTGGCCTACTTCCACGCCCTGCGCCTGGACCCGACCAACCCCGGATGGGAACAGCGCGACCGCTTCTACCTGTCCATCGGCCATTACGCCATCGCCCTGTACGCCGCGCTGATCGAGGCCGAGGTGATCGCTGAAGACGAACTGGAAACCTACGGTTGCGACGACAGCCGCCTGCCGATGTCCGGCATGGCCGCCTACACCCCCGGCATGGAAATCACCGGTGGCTCGCTCGGCCACGGCCTCGGCATCGCCGTTGGCGCCTGCCTGGGCCTCAAGCGCAAGGGCTCGGCCAGCTGGGTGTACAACTTGCTGTCCGACGGCGAACTGAACGAAGGCTCGACCTGGGAAGCGGCGATGTCTGCCAGCCACTGGCAGCTGGACAACCTGATCGCGATCATCGACGTCAACAACCAGCAGGCCGATGGCCACTCCAGCGAGATCCTCGCGTTCGAGCCGATCGTCGACCGTTGGCAGGCGTTTGGCTGGCATGTGCAGCGGGTTGACGGCAACGACCTCGACGCCCTGGTCCGCGCCTTCGACCAGGCCCGCGCACACACTGGCGCGCAGCCACGGGTGATCGTCTGCGACACGCGCATGGGCAAGGGCGTGCCCTTCCTAGAGAACCGCGACAAGACCCATTTCATCCGTGTCGACGAACACGAATGGGACCTCGCCCTGCAAGCACTGGACGCCGGGAGCCACGCATGA
- a CDS encoding transketolase family protein, with protein sequence MNNQTAPAKRLTTSAMIASIAAEGQPTRPAPFGHALTALAEQRQDIVGLSADLSKYTDLHIFAKAHPQRFYQMGMAEQLLMSAAAGMAREGFTPFATTYAVFASRRAYDFICMAIAEENLNVKIVCALPGLTTGYGPSHQATDDLAIMRAMPNLMIVDPCDALEIEQAVPAIAAHQGPVYMRLLRGNVPLVLDRYDYRFQLGNAQVVRGGRDVLVIASGLMTMRALEAAEQLHKDGVDVSVLHVPTIKPLDEATILAEARKPGRLVVTAENHSIVGGLGEAVAGVLLRNGVTPTFRQIALPDAFLDAGALPTLHDRYGISTEAVARQIKGWL encoded by the coding sequence ATGAACAACCAGACCGCACCTGCCAAACGCCTGACCACCTCGGCGATGATCGCCTCGATCGCCGCCGAGGGCCAACCGACACGCCCGGCGCCCTTCGGCCATGCCCTGACCGCGCTGGCCGAGCAGCGCCAGGACATCGTCGGCCTGAGTGCCGACCTGTCCAAGTACACTGACCTGCATATATTCGCCAAAGCCCACCCACAACGGTTCTACCAGATGGGCATGGCCGAACAGTTGCTGATGAGCGCCGCAGCCGGCATGGCCCGCGAAGGCTTCACCCCGTTCGCCACCACCTATGCGGTGTTCGCTTCGCGGCGCGCTTATGACTTCATCTGCATGGCCATCGCCGAGGAAAACCTCAACGTCAAGATCGTCTGCGCCCTGCCTGGATTGACCACCGGCTACGGCCCCAGTCACCAGGCCACCGACGACCTGGCGATCATGCGCGCCATGCCTAACCTGATGATTGTCGACCCTTGCGATGCCTTGGAGATCGAGCAGGCAGTACCAGCTATCGCCGCTCACCAGGGCCCGGTGTACATGCGCCTGCTGCGCGGCAATGTGCCCTTGGTGCTGGACCGCTACGACTACCGCTTCCAGCTTGGCAACGCCCAGGTGGTACGCGGCGGCCGTGACGTGCTGGTGATTGCCAGCGGGCTGATGACCATGCGCGCGCTGGAGGCCGCCGAACAGCTGCACAAGGATGGCGTGGATGTGTCGGTGCTGCATGTGCCGACCATCAAGCCGCTGGACGAAGCGACAATCCTGGCCGAGGCACGCAAGCCAGGGCGGCTGGTAGTGACGGCAGAGAACCATTCCATCGTCGGCGGGTTGGGTGAAGCGGTGGCCGGCGTGCTGCTGCGCAATGGCGTGACCCCGACCTTCCGCCAGATTGCGCTGCCGGATGCGTTCCTCGATGCCGGCGCGTTGCCGACCTTGCATGATCGCTATGGCATCTCCACCGAGGCGGTGGCGCGGCAAATCAAAGGCTGGTTGTAA
- a CDS encoding VOC family protein produces MKIVVTSILVDDQAKALAFYHYVLGFEPKHDIPMGQHRWLTLTSPNDPNGVELLLEPDAHPAAKIYKQALKQDGIPATSFGVRDIQAEYTRLCKAGVKFIKEPTDLGPVTVAVFDDTCGNLIQIAQKH; encoded by the coding sequence ATGAAGATCGTTGTCACCAGCATTCTCGTCGACGACCAGGCCAAGGCTCTGGCTTTCTACCATTACGTCCTCGGCTTCGAGCCCAAGCACGACATCCCCATGGGCCAGCATCGCTGGCTGACACTGACCTCACCCAACGACCCCAATGGTGTCGAGCTGCTGCTGGAGCCCGATGCGCACCCGGCAGCGAAAATCTACAAGCAAGCGCTGAAGCAGGACGGCATTCCGGCCACTTCCTTCGGCGTGCGCGATATCCAGGCCGAGTACACTCGCCTGTGCAAGGCCGGCGTGAAATTCATCAAGGAGCCCACCGACCTGGGCCCGGTCACCGTCGCGGTGTTCGACGACACCTGCGGCAACCTGATACAGATCGCCCAGAAGCACTGA
- a CDS encoding MFS transporter produces the protein MAVLDSASTGSSAPQRGITKEERKVIFASSLGTVFEWYDFYLYGSLAAIIAKHFFAGVNETTSFIFALLAFAAGFAVRPFGAIVFGRLGDMIGRKHTFLITIVIMGLSTAVVGLLPSYAAIGVAAPIILITLRLLQGLALGGEYGGAATYVAEHAPKGRRGFFTSWIQTTATLGLFLSLLVILACRTAMGTEVFEAWGWRVPFLLSILLLAISVYIRMQLNESPVFMKMKAEGKASKAPLTESFARWDNLKVVIMSLLGGTAGQAVVWYTGQFYALFFLLQMLKIDPQTANLLIAGSLLIGTPFFVIFGSLSDRIGRKKIVMAGCIIAALTYFPIFKALTEYGNPDVFVAQEQNPVVVVADPGQCAFQFDPVGKAKFTSSCDIAKSLLAKRAIPYTNQAAEPGSVAQVRIGERVIPSFDGSSLAAADLKTQSDAFTATMGGALKEAGYPEKADPAKIHYPMVLLLLTILVIYVTMVYGPIAAWLVELFPARIRYTSMSLPYHIGNGWFGGFLPTVAFAMVAATGDIYYGLWYPIVIAVMTAVLGICFLPETKDREIT, from the coding sequence ATGGCGGTTCTCGACAGCGCGTCCACGGGCAGTAGCGCGCCCCAACGGGGCATTACCAAGGAGGAGCGCAAGGTCATCTTCGCTTCCTCGCTGGGTACCGTGTTCGAATGGTACGACTTCTACCTTTACGGCTCGCTGGCAGCGATCATCGCCAAGCACTTCTTCGCCGGCGTCAATGAAACCACTTCGTTCATCTTCGCCTTGCTGGCCTTTGCCGCCGGCTTTGCCGTGCGCCCGTTCGGCGCCATCGTGTTCGGCCGCTTGGGCGACATGATCGGGCGCAAGCACACCTTCCTCATCACCATCGTCATCATGGGCCTGTCAACCGCGGTGGTAGGGCTGTTGCCCAGTTACGCGGCGATTGGCGTGGCGGCACCGATCATCCTGATCACCCTGCGCCTGCTCCAGGGCCTGGCGCTGGGCGGCGAATACGGTGGTGCGGCCACTTACGTGGCCGAGCATGCGCCCAAGGGCCGGCGTGGCTTCTTCACGTCGTGGATCCAGACCACCGCCACCCTCGGCCTGTTCCTCTCGCTGCTGGTGATCCTGGCCTGCCGCACCGCCATGGGCACCGAGGTGTTCGAGGCCTGGGGCTGGCGGGTGCCGTTCCTGTTGTCGATCCTGCTGCTGGCGATTTCGGTGTACATCCGCATGCAGCTCAACGAGTCGCCGGTGTTCATGAAGATGAAGGCCGAGGGCAAGGCGTCCAAGGCGCCGCTGACCGAGTCGTTCGCCCGCTGGGACAACCTCAAGGTGGTGATCATGTCGCTGCTTGGTGGCACTGCCGGGCAGGCGGTGGTGTGGTACACCGGGCAGTTCTATGCGCTGTTCTTCCTGCTGCAGATGCTCAAGATCGACCCGCAGACCGCCAACCTGCTGATCGCCGGTTCCCTGCTGATCGGTACACCGTTCTTCGTCATATTCGGCAGCCTGTCGGACCGCATCGGCCGCAAGAAGATCGTCATGGCCGGCTGCATCATCGCTGCGCTGACCTACTTCCCGATCTTCAAGGCGCTGACCGAGTACGGCAACCCGGACGTGTTCGTCGCCCAGGAGCAGAACCCGGTGGTGGTAGTCGCCGACCCTGGCCAGTGCGCGTTCCAGTTCGACCCAGTGGGCAAGGCCAAATTCACCAGCTCCTGCGATATCGCCAAGAGCCTGCTGGCCAAGCGTGCGATTCCCTACACCAACCAGGCAGCAGAGCCCGGCAGCGTGGCGCAGGTTCGCATCGGGGAACGGGTGATCCCGAGCTTCGACGGCAGCAGCCTGGCGGCCGCCGACCTGAAGACCCAGAGCGATGCCTTTACCGCGACCATGGGTGGCGCCTTGAAAGAGGCGGGTTACCCGGAAAAGGCCGATCCGGCGAAAATCCACTACCCGATGGTGCTGTTGCTGCTGACCATTCTGGTGATCTACGTGACCATGGTTTACGGGCCGATCGCCGCCTGGCTGGTGGAGCTGTTCCCGGCACGCATCCGCTACACCTCGATGTCGCTGCCGTACCACATCGGCAACGGCTGGTTCGGCGGCTTCCTGCCGACGGTGGCGTTCGCCATGGTAGCGGCGACCGGGGATATCTATTACGGGCTGTGGTACCCGATCGTGATTGCGGTGATGACGGCGGTGCTCGGGATCTGCTTCCTGCCGGAAACCAAGGATCGGGAAATTACATAG
- a CDS encoding alpha/beta fold hydrolase, which produces MNDINVAEHWINTQHGALFAQDWVPQAVQGVPIILLHDSLGCVALWRDFPEQLAAATGHRVIAYDRLGFGRSSARSGKLARGFVEEEAVQGFAALRQQLGIADFIVFGHSVGGGMAVACAATHAQHCQALIIESAQAFAEDLTLQGIRDADQQFAVPGQLQRLSRYHGDKAQWVLRAWVDTWLSEAFADWSLDPVLPGVRCPMLSLHGEQDEFGSVAHPRRFTALTEGPSVMRLLPGCGHVPHREQAEVVLAEVQRFLG; this is translated from the coding sequence ATGAACGACATCAACGTGGCCGAACATTGGATCAACACGCAGCACGGCGCGCTGTTCGCCCAGGACTGGGTACCGCAGGCCGTGCAGGGCGTGCCGATCATTCTGCTGCATGACTCGCTGGGTTGCGTCGCCTTGTGGCGCGATTTCCCCGAGCAGCTGGCGGCTGCCACCGGGCATCGGGTAATTGCCTATGATCGCCTGGGTTTCGGGCGCTCGTCTGCTCGCTCAGGCAAGCTGGCCCGGGGGTTTGTCGAGGAAGAGGCAGTGCAGGGCTTTGCCGCACTACGTCAGCAGTTGGGCATCGCCGACTTCATTGTCTTTGGCCACAGCGTCGGTGGCGGCATGGCGGTTGCCTGTGCGGCTACCCATGCGCAGCATTGCCAGGCGCTGATCATCGAGTCGGCCCAGGCCTTCGCCGAAGACCTGACTTTGCAGGGCATCCGTGACGCCGACCAGCAGTTCGCGGTACCTGGGCAATTGCAGCGGCTGTCGCGCTACCACGGTGACAAGGCCCAATGGGTGTTGCGGGCCTGGGTGGACACCTGGTTGTCCGAGGCGTTCGCCGACTGGAGCCTCGATCCAGTGCTGCCAGGCGTACGCTGCCCGATGCTCAGCCTGCATGGCGAACAGGACGAATTCGGCTCGGTGGCCCACCCTCGGCGCTTCACCGCCTTGACCGAGGGGCCGAGTGTGATGCGCCTGTTGCCGGGCTGTGGGCATGTTCCGCATCGGGAACAGGCCGAAGTCGTGCTGGCCGAGGTGCAACGGTTTCTGGGGTGA
- a CDS encoding VOC family protein, giving the protein MRPFIIKHIDHLVLRVSDLPRSVAFYRDLLGCTVSREREDLGMVHLATGTTMIDLVTLDGPLGRPGGAAPGPEGRNLHHFCLRIDPFDEPALTAYLQAAGVTVEPAEQRYGAEGEGPSMYCFDPDGNQVELKGPCA; this is encoded by the coding sequence ATGCGACCGTTCATCATCAAGCACATCGACCACCTGGTGCTGCGGGTCAGTGATCTGCCGCGCAGCGTGGCCTTTTACCGTGACCTGCTGGGCTGCACGGTCAGCCGCGAACGTGAAGACCTGGGCATGGTTCACCTGGCCACGGGCACGACGATGATCGATCTGGTCACCCTCGACGGGCCGCTGGGGCGCCCGGGCGGTGCGGCGCCGGGTCCGGAGGGGCGCAACCTGCACCACTTCTGCCTGCGCATCGACCCGTTCGACGAGCCGGCATTGACAGCCTACCTGCAAGCGGCCGGGGTGACGGTGGAGCCAGCGGAGCAACGCTATGGCGCCGAAGGCGAGGGGCCGTCGATGTACTGCTTCGACCCAGATGGCAATCAGGTCGAGCTCAAGGGGCCCTGCGCATGA
- a CDS encoding alpha/beta fold hydrolase gives MRSQSSAKDRLLDLDGIEIAVRTWGPEDGIPVLALHGWLDNAASYERLAPLLDGCFVVAPDLVGHGRSDHRRHDSGYYLWEHAEDMLAVTDSLGLAQFHVLAHGMGSGIASLLAAMTSSIASMIFIDGMGAPFTVSEDSRVQHLARAYRLKRMLQRIQLQGFGEQDSSRFDDLETAMQQRRRRLDGELSEDAARVLAQRDLLQLAEGYSWRHDPRLVLPEPMPLTEREACDLLREIRCPLYLMLGRQGAFTGQGFDKRKAALPGQAKVSWHPGGHHFHLEAPDRALVDALLRILARHDGGQLQRLVNE, from the coding sequence ATGCGTTCGCAGTCCAGTGCCAAAGATCGCCTGCTAGACCTTGATGGTATCGAGATTGCCGTGCGCACCTGGGGGCCGGAGGACGGCATTCCAGTGCTGGCCCTGCACGGCTGGTTGGACAATGCCGCCTCATACGAACGGCTTGCACCGTTGCTCGACGGCTGCTTCGTGGTTGCGCCCGACCTGGTGGGCCACGGGCGCTCCGACCATCGTCGCCATGACAGTGGTTATTACCTTTGGGAACACGCCGAGGATATGCTGGCGGTCACCGACAGCCTGGGCCTGGCGCAATTCCATGTGCTGGCCCACGGCATGGGCAGTGGCATCGCTTCGTTGCTGGCGGCCATGACCAGCAGCATTGCCAGCATGATCTTCATCGACGGCATGGGCGCACCATTCACTGTCAGTGAAGACAGCCGGGTGCAACACCTGGCCCGCGCCTATCGGCTCAAGCGCATGCTCCAACGCATCCAGTTGCAGGGTTTTGGCGAGCAGGACAGCAGCCGCTTCGACGACCTCGAAACGGCCATGCAGCAACGGCGCCGTCGCCTGGATGGCGAGTTGTCGGAGGATGCCGCTCGCGTGCTCGCCCAGCGAGACCTGCTGCAACTGGCCGAGGGTTATAGTTGGCGCCACGACCCGCGCCTGGTACTGCCTGAACCGATGCCGCTGACCGAGCGCGAGGCCTGTGACCTGCTCCGGGAAATCCGTTGTCCTTTGTACCTGATGTTGGGCAGGCAAGGCGCCTTCACCGGGCAGGGCTTCGATAAACGCAAAGCAGCATTGCCGGGCCAGGCCAAGGTTTCCTGGCACCCAGGCGGGCACCATTTTCACCTTGAGGCACCGGACCGGGCACTGGTCGACGCACTGCTGCGCATTCTGGCCAGGCACGATGGCGGCCAGCTGCAGCGGTTGGTGAACGAGTAA